One uncultured Alphaproteobacteria bacterium genomic region harbors:
- a CDS encoding putative carbohydrate/purine kinase (Evidence 3 : Function proposed based on presence of conserved amino acid motif, structural feature or limited homology), giving the protein MSSALSASHDVVALGNAIVDVLAHADDAFLEAHGMAKGMMTLIDADRAEEIYRAMGPGVECSGGSAANTAAVIAALGGRPAYVGKVCDDLLGAVFRHDIENAGVTFTCAASANGAATARCLILVTRDAQRTMNTYLGACRELAPEDVDPELIASARAVYLEGYLWDAETAKAAMRRAAAVAHEAGREVALTLSDPFCVTRHRADFQALVKDETDILFANEEEALALFESRDLDDAIAAIRPHVKLAAITRGAKGCVVVSGNATFAVAGQPVYDVADTTGAGDAFAAGFLRAHTQGCDPEVCGRLGNMAAARIITHFGARPERPMADLYVQATA; this is encoded by the coding sequence ATGTCATCGGCTCTTTCCGCGAGCCACGACGTGGTCGCCTTGGGCAACGCGATCGTGGACGTGCTCGCGCACGCGGACGACGCCTTTCTCGAAGCCCACGGCATGGCCAAAGGCATGATGACGCTGATCGACGCCGATCGGGCGGAGGAAATCTATCGCGCCATGGGGCCGGGTGTCGAGTGTTCGGGCGGCTCGGCCGCCAACACCGCGGCGGTGATCGCCGCCCTCGGCGGCCGCCCCGCCTACGTCGGCAAGGTGTGCGACGATCTTCTCGGCGCGGTCTTCCGACACGATATCGAAAACGCCGGGGTCACCTTCACCTGCGCCGCGTCGGCGAACGGCGCGGCCACCGCGCGCTGCCTGATTCTCGTTACCCGCGACGCCCAGCGCACCATGAACACCTATCTCGGCGCGTGCCGCGAACTCGCCCCCGAGGACGTCGATCCCGAACTGATCGCGTCGGCCCGGGCGGTCTACCTCGAAGGCTACCTGTGGGACGCCGAAACCGCCAAGGCGGCGATGCGCCGCGCCGCCGCGGTGGCGCACGAGGCGGGCCGCGAGGTGGCGCTCACGCTTTCCGATCCGTTCTGCGTCACCCGCCACCGCGCCGACTTCCAGGCGTTGGTGAAGGACGAGACCGATATTCTCTTCGCCAACGAGGAGGAGGCCCTCGCCCTGTTCGAATCCCGCGACCTCGACGATGCGATCGCGGCGATCCGTCCCCATGTGAAGCTCGCGGCGATCACCCGCGGCGCGAAGGGTTGCGTCGTGGTGTCGGGCAACGCCACCTTCGCGGTGGCGGGGCAGCCGGTCTACGATGTCGCCGATACCACCGGCGCGGGCGACGCCTTCGCCGCGGGGTTTCTGCGCGCACACACGCAGGGGTGCGACCCCGAGGTGTGCGGGCGGCTCGGCAACATGGCGGCGGCGCGGATCATCACCCATTTCGGAGCCCGGCCGGAACGGCCGATGGCCGACCTTTACGTTCAGGCGACCGCCTGA
- the dapB gene encoding 4-hydroxy-tetrahydrodipicolinate reductase, translating into MKIGIVGCAGRMGRMLLKEVLAAPGCALAGGTEREGSPFLGQDLGVLAGDKPLDRAVSADVAALFAAADAVIDFTAPAASVAHARLAAETGTGLVIGTTGLSAADLAAIADAAKRAAIVQSFNMSLGVNLLANLVEKAAAALGPEAFDIEIFEMHHKHKVDAPSGTAILLGEAAARGRGVELAEVSQRARDGHTGERRTGDIGFAALRGGDVVGDHVVTLAGPGERIELTHRASNRGIYAAGAVRAAQWLQGRKPGLYTMVDVLGL; encoded by the coding sequence ATGAAGATCGGAATCGTCGGCTGCGCCGGGCGCATGGGCCGGATGCTGCTCAAGGAGGTTCTCGCCGCCCCGGGCTGCGCCCTCGCGGGCGGCACCGAGCGCGAGGGCTCGCCGTTCCTCGGCCAGGATCTCGGCGTGCTCGCGGGCGACAAGCCGCTCGACCGCGCCGTCTCCGCCGACGTCGCCGCGCTGTTCGCCGCCGCCGACGCGGTGATCGACTTCACCGCTCCCGCCGCCTCGGTCGCCCACGCCCGGCTCGCCGCCGAAACCGGCACCGGCCTGGTGATCGGCACCACCGGCCTTTCCGCCGCCGATCTCGCGGCGATCGCCGACGCGGCGAAGCGCGCCGCGATCGTCCAGTCGTTCAACATGAGCCTCGGCGTCAACCTGCTCGCCAACCTCGTCGAAAAGGCCGCCGCCGCCCTCGGGCCGGAAGCGTTCGATATCGAAATCTTCGAGATGCACCACAAGCACAAGGTCGACGCACCCTCCGGCACCGCCATTCTTCTGGGCGAAGCCGCCGCCCGGGGCCGCGGCGTCGAGCTTGCCGAGGTCTCGCAGCGCGCCCGCGACGGCCACACCGGCGAGCGCCGCACCGGCGACATCGGCTTTGCCGCCCTGCGCGGCGGCGACGTCGTCGGCGATCACGTCGTCACCCTCGCCGGACCCGGCGAACGCATCGAACTCACCCACCGCGCTTCCAACCGCGGCATCTACGCCGCCGGGGCGGTGCGCGCCGCCCAGTGGCTCCAGGGCCGGAAGCCCGGCCTCTATACGATGGTCGACGTGCTCGGGCTGTAA
- the bipA gene encoding GTP-binding protein (Evidence 2a : Function of homologous gene experimentally demonstrated in an other organism; PubMedId : 7783627, 9298646, 9622352, 9642082; Product type f : factor), which produces MQRRNIAIIAHVDHGKTTLVDNLLKQSGTFRANQQVAERAMDSNDLERERGITILAKCTSVLWHDIRINIVDTPGHADFGGEVERILDMVDGVVVLVDAAEGPMPQTKFVVGKALKLGLKPIVVINKVDRGDARPDEVHDEVFDLFAALDANEEQLDFPMLYAVGRDGWAVESLDDERKDLTPLFELIVAHVPEPTADREKPFRMLATTLEADPYLGRVLTGRIVDGVLTRNMAIKALHRNGNLVEQARASQILAFRGLERVPVDSAEAGDIVALAGFTDATVADTLCAPEVTEPLAAQPIDPPTLAMTFSVNDSPLAGREGTKVTGRMIGERLKREAEGNVALTVKESADRDAFEVGGRGELQLGVLIETMRREGFELSVSRPRVLFREDPETGERTEPIEEVVIDVDEEYSGAVVDKMSQRKAEMTEMRPSGGGKMRLVFRAPSRGLIGYHGEFMTDTRGTGVMNRLFHGYAPYKGPIEGRRNGVLISTAQGTSVPYALWYLEERGPLFIGGGVDVYTGMIIGENARGQDLEVNPLKSKQLTNIRTTSKDEAVTLTPPRKMSLEEALSYIEDDERVEVTPHTIRLRKAILDPNDRKRAARAAKD; this is translated from the coding sequence ATGCAGCGTCGCAATATTGCGATCATTGCGCACGTCGACCACGGCAAGACCACCCTCGTCGACAATCTTTTGAAGCAGAGCGGCACCTTCCGCGCCAACCAGCAGGTTGCGGAACGCGCCATGGATTCCAACGATCTTGAACGCGAGCGTGGCATCACCATCCTCGCCAAGTGCACGTCGGTGCTGTGGCACGACATCCGCATCAACATCGTCGACACGCCCGGCCACGCCGACTTCGGCGGCGAGGTGGAGCGCATCCTCGACATGGTCGACGGCGTGGTGGTGCTGGTGGACGCGGCCGAAGGGCCGATGCCGCAGACCAAGTTCGTGGTCGGCAAGGCGCTCAAGCTCGGCCTCAAGCCGATCGTGGTGATCAACAAGGTCGATCGCGGCGACGCCCGCCCCGACGAGGTTCACGACGAAGTGTTCGACCTGTTCGCCGCCCTCGACGCCAACGAGGAGCAGCTCGACTTCCCGATGCTCTACGCGGTCGGCCGCGACGGCTGGGCGGTCGAGAGCCTCGACGACGAGCGCAAGGACCTGACGCCGCTGTTCGAACTGATCGTCGCCCACGTTCCGGAGCCGACCGCGGACCGCGAAAAGCCGTTCCGCATGCTCGCGACGACGCTGGAGGCCGACCCCTACCTCGGCCGCGTGCTCACCGGCCGCATCGTCGACGGCGTGCTGACCCGCAACATGGCGATCAAGGCCCTGCACCGTAACGGCAACCTCGTCGAGCAGGCGCGGGCCAGCCAGATTCTCGCGTTCCGCGGCCTGGAGCGGGTGCCGGTGGACTCCGCCGAGGCGGGCGACATCGTCGCGCTCGCGGGCTTCACCGACGCCACCGTCGCCGATACCCTCTGCGCCCCCGAGGTCACCGAGCCCCTGGCCGCCCAGCCGATCGACCCGCCGACCCTGGCGATGACCTTCTCGGTCAACGATTCCCCGCTCGCCGGGCGCGAAGGCACCAAGGTCACCGGTCGCATGATCGGCGAGCGCCTGAAGCGCGAGGCGGAAGGCAACGTCGCCCTCACCGTCAAGGAATCCGCCGACCGCGATGCCTTCGAGGTGGGCGGGCGCGGCGAGCTTCAACTCGGCGTGCTGATCGAGACGATGCGCCGCGAAGGCTTCGAACTGTCGGTCTCGCGTCCGCGCGTGCTGTTCCGCGAGGACCCGGAAACCGGCGAGCGCACCGAGCCGATCGAAGAGGTGGTGATCGACGTCGACGAGGAATATTCCGGCGCGGTGGTCGACAAGATGTCGCAACGCAAGGCCGAAATGACCGAAATGCGGCCCTCCGGCGGCGGCAAGATGCGCCTGGTGTTCCGCGCTCCGTCGCGCGGCCTGATCGGCTACCACGGCGAGTTCATGACCGATACCCGCGGCACCGGCGTGATGAACCGCCTGTTCCACGGCTACGCCCCCTACAAGGGCCCGATCGAGGGTCGCCGCAACGGCGTGCTGATCTCCACCGCGCAGGGCACTTCGGTCCCCTATGCGTTGTGGTACCTGGAGGAACGCGGCCCGCTGTTCATCGGCGGCGGCGTCGACGTCTACACCGGCATGATCATCGGCGAGAACGCGCGCGGCCAGGATCTCGAAGTCAATCCGCTGAAGTCCAAGCAGCTCACCAACATCCGCACCACCTCGAAGGACGAGGCGGTGACCCTGACCCCGCCGCGCAAGATGTCGCTCGAAGAGGCCCTCTCCTACATCGAGGACGACGAACGCGTCGAGGTCACGCCCCACACCATCCGCCTGCGCAAGGCGATCCTCGATCCCAACGACCGCAAGCGCGCCGCGCGGGCGGCGAAGGACTGA
- a CDS encoding conserved membrane hypothetical protein (Evidence 4 : Homologs of previously reported genes of unknown function), whose product MLDTLVTSLAQLGDRQTRGVLWRCVGLALALYMAVVAAVWWGLSLLSETSWDSVNTAIAALGGVVALVLGGLIYPALVTVLIGLFAEPIARRVEILHYPERGAGRAQPVGEIVVGTINFAGKTLAFNVLALLLTFVMPGLNIFVFVAVNGYLVSVEYFEMVAVRRMDLRQAQALRKQHFLRLWCAGAVFATGMAVPVIGVIAPVVAVVFMVHTLESLRAPAR is encoded by the coding sequence ATGCTCGACACCCTCGTCACCTCCCTCGCCCAACTCGGCGACCGTCAGACCCGCGGCGTGTTGTGGCGCTGCGTCGGCCTTGCGCTCGCGCTCTATATGGCCGTGGTGGCGGCGGTGTGGTGGGGGCTGTCGCTGTTGTCGGAAACCTCGTGGGACAGCGTCAACACCGCGATCGCGGCGCTCGGCGGCGTGGTCGCGCTGGTTCTCGGCGGGCTGATCTATCCGGCGCTGGTGACGGTGCTGATCGGCCTGTTCGCCGAGCCGATCGCGCGGCGCGTCGAAATTCTGCACTATCCCGAGCGCGGCGCGGGGCGCGCCCAGCCGGTCGGCGAAATCGTCGTCGGCACCATCAATTTCGCGGGCAAGACGCTTGCGTTCAACGTGCTGGCGTTACTGCTGACTTTCGTGATGCCCGGCCTGAATATCTTTGTCTTCGTCGCCGTCAACGGCTATCTTGTATCGGTCGAATACTTCGAGATGGTAGCAGTCCGGCGTATGGATCTGCGACAGGCCCAGGCCCTCCGCAAACAGCACTTCCTTCGACTGTGGTGCGCGGGTGCGGTGTTCGCCACCGGCATGGCCGTCCCGGTGATCGGGGTGATCGCGCCGGTCGTCGCGGTGGTGTTCATGGTCCATACCCTCGAGTCCCTGCGCGCGCCCGCGCGTTGA
- a CDS encoding conserved hypothetical protein (Evidence 4 : Homologs of previously reported genes of unknown function) produces the protein MFRLTGLGPARDLPDSEKPVEDSAPAILDTAPPLKPFSAKGTHMPPIKTVPPQSPLRTELPRRIPEIPGSQRKPTADSLAAEGKKLVVGRDIRLSGAICSCDCLVVEGTVEADLSDTRTIVVARGGTFSGTATVTNAEISGLFEGELTVADTVTVRQGGVVKGRINYAHMVMDRGATVEGTLAPTPRKSPPVKALIGGELPEAAG, from the coding sequence ATGTTCCGATTGACCGGTCTGGGCCCGGCCCGCGACCTCCCCGACTCCGAAAAACCCGTCGAGGACTCCGCGCCCGCGATTCTCGACACCGCGCCGCCGCTCAAACCCTTCTCCGCCAAGGGAACCCACATGCCGCCGATCAAAACCGTTCCGCCGCAATCGCCGCTCCGCACCGAGCTGCCGCGCCGAATTCCCGAAATTCCCGGCAGCCAGCGCAAACCCACCGCCGATTCCCTCGCCGCCGAAGGCAAGAAGCTGGTCGTCGGGCGCGACATCCGTCTCTCCGGCGCGATCTGCTCGTGCGATTGCCTAGTGGTGGAAGGCACGGTGGAAGCCGACCTCTCCGACACCCGCACCATCGTCGTCGCCCGCGGCGGCACCTTCAGCGGCACCGCCACCGTCACCAACGCCGAAATCTCCGGCCTGTTCGAGGGCGAGCTCACCGTCGCCGACACCGTCACGGTGCGCCAGGGCGGCGTCGTCAAGGGCCGGATCAACTACGCCCACATGGTGATGGACCGCGGCGCGACCGTCGAAGGCACGCTCGCGCCGACGCCGCGCAAGAGCCCGCCGGTCAAGGCGTTGATCGGCGGCGAACTCCCCGAAGCCGCCGGCTGA
- a CDS encoding conserved exported hypothetical protein (Evidence 4 : Homologs of previously reported genes of unknown function) yields MRTATTRAATALAIALGLSACAGAPQPAPRPAVDPRIAAALEALAHPDPHIAVALVPGERTLGTPDGTLLNGLSGAEVELVLGPPGRVRVDPPAQVWQYDQPRCFVDVFLYTDDGETRVVYVQERSREVKKVPPGVCIGGVWMARQR; encoded by the coding sequence GTGCGGACGGCCACCACCCGCGCGGCGACGGCGCTCGCCATCGCCCTCGGCCTCTCCGCCTGCGCCGGAGCGCCGCAACCGGCGCCGCGACCGGCGGTGGACCCGCGCATCGCCGCCGCGCTCGAGGCCCTCGCCCACCCGGACCCGCACATCGCGGTCGCCCTGGTGCCGGGCGAGCGGACCCTCGGCACCCCCGACGGCACCCTTCTCAACGGCCTCTCCGGCGCCGAGGTGGAACTGGTTCTCGGGCCGCCCGGCCGGGTGCGCGTCGACCCACCCGCGCAGGTCTGGCAGTACGATCAGCCGCGCTGCTTCGTCGACGTGTTCCTCTATACCGACGACGGCGAAACCCGCGTCGTCTACGTTCAGGAACGCTCCCGCGAGGTCAAGAAGGTGCCGCCCGGGGTCTGCATCGGCGGCGTGTGGATGGCACGTCAGCGCTGA
- the dnaJ gene encoding chaperone Hsp40, co-chaperone with DnaK (Evidence 2a : Function of homologous gene experimentally demonstrated in an other organism; PubMedId : 10210198, 10891270, 1826368, 3003084, 3003085, 8764403, 9822822; Product type f : factor) yields MSTKRDYYEVLGVARSASPDELKKAYRKLAMQFHPDRNPGDTDAEHAFKEVNEAYEILKDEQKRAAYDRYGHRAFENGGGGGGRAGGFDFEFASGFSDIFDEMFGEFMGGRRSAQGAMRGADLRYNMQISLEEAFAGVKTTIEVPTAVPCETCHGTGGRDGAEPVTCNTCRGTGKIRAQQGFFTIERACPTCHGQGRVIKDPCPACSSAGRVQRSKTLQVAIPAGVEEDTRIRLSGEGEAGMRGAPAGDLYIFLSIKPHRIFQREGADIYCTVPIPMTTAALGGAVEVPVIDGSRVKVEIPRGTQTGAQFREKGKGMSVLRSPARGDMFVRCVVETPVNLSKRQEDLLREFAAEAGENDHSPESTSFFKKVKEFWEDLTD; encoded by the coding sequence TTGAGCACGAAACGGGATTACTACGAGGTTCTGGGCGTCGCGCGCTCGGCGTCGCCGGATGAGCTGAAGAAGGCTTACCGCAAGCTCGCAATGCAGTTCCACCCGGACCGCAATCCGGGCGATACGGACGCGGAGCACGCGTTCAAGGAAGTCAACGAAGCTTACGAAATCCTCAAGGACGAACAGAAGCGGGCGGCCTACGACCGCTACGGCCATCGCGCCTTCGAGAACGGCGGCGGTGGCGGCGGACGCGCCGGCGGCTTCGATTTCGAGTTCGCGTCGGGCTTCTCCGACATCTTCGACGAAATGTTCGGCGAGTTCATGGGTGGGCGCCGCTCCGCCCAGGGCGCGATGCGCGGCGCCGATCTGCGCTACAACATGCAGATCTCCCTCGAGGAGGCGTTCGCCGGAGTCAAGACCACCATCGAGGTGCCGACCGCGGTGCCCTGCGAAACCTGCCACGGTACCGGCGGGCGGGACGGCGCGGAGCCGGTCACCTGCAACACCTGCCGCGGCACCGGCAAGATCCGCGCGCAGCAGGGGTTCTTCACCATCGAGCGCGCCTGCCCCACCTGCCACGGCCAGGGCCGGGTGATCAAGGACCCCTGCCCGGCCTGCTCCAGCGCGGGCCGCGTCCAGCGCAGCAAGACCCTTCAGGTGGCGATCCCCGCGGGCGTCGAGGAGGATACCCGTATCCGCCTGTCCGGCGAGGGCGAGGCGGGCATGCGCGGCGCTCCGGCGGGGGATCTCTACATCTTCCTCAGCATCAAGCCGCACCGCATCTTCCAGCGCGAAGGCGCCGACATCTACTGTACCGTGCCGATCCCGATGACCACCGCGGCCCTCGGCGGCGCGGTCGAGGTGCCGGTGATCGACGGCAGCCGGGTGAAGGTGGAGATTCCGCGCGGCACCCAGACCGGCGCGCAGTTCCGCGAAAAGGGCAAGGGCATGAGCGTGCTCCGCAGCCCGGCCCGCGGCGACATGTTCGTCCGCTGCGTCGTCGAGACGCCGGTCAACCTTTCGAAGCGCCAGGAGGATCTCCTGCGCGAGTTCGCCGCCGAGGCGGGCGAAAACGACCACAGCCCGGAATCCACGAGCTTCTTCAAGAAGGTCAAGGAGTTCTGGGAAGACCTGACGGACTGA
- the nth gene encoding DNA glycosylase and apyrimidinic (AP) lyase (endonuclease III) (Evidence 2a : Function of homologous gene experimentally demonstrated in an other organism; PubMedId : 1411536, 20519646, 7664751, 8092678; Product type e : enzyme), whose product MATLLGESEIYEMFARLRAGNPEPKGELAHVNPYTLLVAVVLSAQATDKGVNKATGPLFAVVDTPEKMVALGEEKLAEAIRTIGLYKTKAKNVISLSQRLIAEFGGKVPEDREALESLPGVGRKTANVVLNIAFGHPTLAVDTHVFRVANRTGLATGKTPLEVEKGLELAVPMEFMQHAHHWLILHGRYVCKAPKPNCGVCPLPDICRFDGKTIQR is encoded by the coding sequence ATGGCGACTCTTCTGGGCGAATCCGAGATTTACGAGATGTTCGCGCGCCTGCGGGCGGGGAATCCGGAACCGAAGGGGGAGTTGGCGCACGTGAACCCCTATACCCTGCTGGTGGCGGTGGTGTTGTCGGCCCAGGCGACCGACAAGGGGGTGAACAAGGCGACCGGGCCGCTGTTCGCGGTGGTGGACACGCCGGAGAAGATGGTGGCGCTGGGCGAGGAGAAGCTGGCCGAGGCGATCCGCACCATCGGGCTTTACAAGACCAAGGCGAAGAATGTCATTTCGCTGAGCCAACGATTGATCGCGGAATTCGGCGGCAAGGTGCCGGAGGACCGCGAGGCGCTGGAATCGCTGCCCGGCGTCGGGCGCAAGACCGCCAACGTGGTGCTCAACATCGCCTTCGGGCATCCGACGCTGGCGGTGGATACCCACGTGTTCCGGGTGGCCAACCGCACCGGGCTCGCCACCGGCAAGACTCCGCTCGAAGTCGAGAAAGGGCTGGAACTGGCGGTGCCGATGGAATTCATGCAGCACGCGCACCACTGGCTGATCTTGCACGGGCGCTATGTGTGCAAGGCGCCCAAGCCCAATTGCGGTGTTTGCCCCCTGCCCGACATTTGTCGTTTCGACGGGAAAACGATTCAGCGCTGA
- a CDS encoding Major facilitator superfamily MFS_1 gives MPEAERESRIGAALAVYRDSRLLSVVVLGIASGLPAPLLAVNVSIWLRDAGLGRAAVAAFGAVAAPYAVNFLWAPVFDRVPPPFGAARLGQRRGWLLLLLLALAAAILALAVQDPLNGLSRMAAAAVATAIVSASLDVVVDAYRIEVLDAPRMGAGSAAAILGWHLGGTVLGGAGGLLLAARFGWPAAYAALAAALCVPLLALFAMREPTVPPRRRSAAHGWRARLAEAVVEPLRLLAARPLWGEILAFIVLFKLGDAMLGRMSGVFYREMGFDYATIAEVSKIYGIGATLAGGLAGGALLRAIGLGRGLFLAGVLMAATNLLFAGLAADPGRPWFVAAVVGDGLTSGFGVVAFVAFLSRLCDSGHAATQYALLASIGNLARILMAGSAGWMVDRLDGDWGRFFGSTALLAVPGLMILAHMLRSSRIGDGVFSRTNRTTS, from the coding sequence ATGCCGGAAGCGGAACGGGAATCGCGGATCGGGGCGGCGCTCGCCGTCTATCGCGATTCGCGGCTGCTGTCGGTGGTGGTGCTCGGGATCGCGAGCGGCCTGCCCGCGCCGCTTTTGGCGGTGAACGTGTCGATCTGGCTGCGCGACGCGGGGCTGGGGCGGGCGGCGGTGGCGGCGTTCGGCGCGGTGGCGGCGCCCTATGCGGTGAACTTCCTGTGGGCGCCGGTGTTCGACCGGGTGCCGCCGCCGTTCGGCGCGGCGCGCCTGGGGCAGCGGCGCGGCTGGCTGCTGCTGCTGCTGTTGGCGCTGGCGGCGGCGATTCTCGCGCTGGCGGTTCAGGACCCGCTGAACGGGCTGTCGCGGATGGCGGCGGCGGCGGTGGCCACGGCGATCGTTTCGGCCTCGTTGGACGTGGTGGTGGATGCCTACCGCATCGAGGTGCTGGACGCGCCGCGGATGGGCGCGGGGTCGGCGGCGGCGATTCTCGGCTGGCATCTCGGCGGCACGGTGCTGGGCGGCGCGGGCGGGCTGCTGCTGGCGGCGCGGTTCGGCTGGCCCGCGGCCTATGCGGCGCTGGCGGCGGCGCTGTGCGTGCCGCTGCTGGCGCTGTTCGCGATGCGCGAGCCGACGGTGCCGCCGCGACGGCGGTCGGCGGCGCATGGCTGGCGGGCGCGGCTGGCCGAGGCGGTGGTGGAGCCGCTGCGGCTGCTGGCGGCGCGGCCGTTGTGGGGGGAGATTCTCGCCTTCATCGTGCTGTTCAAGCTCGGCGACGCGATGCTCGGGCGGATGAGCGGCGTGTTCTATCGCGAGATGGGTTTCGATTACGCAACGATTGCTGAGGTGAGCAAGATCTACGGCATCGGCGCGACGCTCGCGGGCGGACTCGCGGGCGGCGCGCTGCTGCGGGCGATCGGCCTCGGGCGCGGGCTGTTTCTCGCCGGGGTTCTGATGGCGGCCACCAACCTGCTGTTCGCGGGGCTGGCGGCCGACCCGGGCCGGCCGTGGTTCGTCGCCGCGGTGGTGGGCGACGGTCTGACCTCCGGCTTCGGGGTCGTCGCATTCGTTGCGTTTTTGTCGCGGTTGTGCGATTCCGGTCACGCCGCGACGCAGTACGCGCTGCTCGCTTCCATCGGCAACCTCGCCCGCATCCTGATGGCGGGGAGCGCGGGCTGGATGGTCGATCGGCTCGACGGCGACTGGGGCAGGTTTTTCGGATCGACCGCGCTGCTGGCGGTTCCGGGGCTGATGATTCTCGCCCATATGTTGCGCAGCAGCCGCATCGGAGACGGCGTTTTCTCCCGCACCAACAGGACGACTTCATGA